atactTGGATTAGAGATAGTCTGACTTTGAATTCTTTGAGACTGTTCCACCACAAGacatcatgaaaccacaacacTGGAAGAGGAAGGACTTTTTGACACTTTGAAGACAATAAAGGATTTAAATACTGAATAGAAAGCAGAGGGGCATATAAGAAAAAAGACATGACCCATATACGAAAGGTATGAAAGTTAAATGAGGAAAGGGCAGTCTTGGAAAGCAGAGAAAGGGCTGAGATGGGATCCAATGAAACTTTAAAGCCTCACTAGACAGTTTGGGGATTGTTAAAGGAAGGAAGCTTAATAGAAAGGACAACAGATAAGTAGTCTCCCATCTTTCCTAAACTATTGTCACAAGCAGGAGAATAATCCCCCAAAATTATTTCCTGGAAGACTTCATTCCCTTATGGCACCAGACACTtgtaggagagaaaagaagaagcacATTTTTCCTTGTTGCCACCATTTCTCAGGACACATATAGGATTATTCAtttgaaggagggggagaggtatAAAACATGCATTTTGGCACCAGATACAGCcaaaatcaggaaaaaagaacatttttctttccttctcttccaggCATCATAGTTTAATGGTGGCAGGATAATTAGCTCTCTTCATGATGAATTATCTCCATGGTGgtataggaagagaaaagggtcTCTTGACTGTTAAACTGGAGAGACTAAGATAATCTCCCTGTTGCCAACACCCAGTTTACTGTAGTGGAAGAATGCTTCAACTGAAAATCAAGACAATTGAATTCTAGTGTAGTATTTACAATTTATTTGCTACATGTGCTAGGGTGAATTCATTTAGAATCCCTTTTAATAACTATAACACAACAGGGCTTTGACTACAAAAAGCTTTTAAAGGATTTTATTTAAACATTGCACTAGAAGTATACTGGCATAAAATTACTAAGCTTGAAATGAATTCCTGTTCTTTAATACTCtaccacaccaccaccaccactactactactcttccttctctacttcatCCACTTCCTTCTGAATTTTTGTTGCAAGGCAGGAAAGGATCATATGTGGCAAAAGCAGGAATTAGCTGAAAGATTGAGAGCTGTACTTCCTCCTGGCTTTCAGGCTTTCTTCTCTCTGGTTAGCCTGAGATGTAAAATGTGGACAAGAAGAAAGTGTTGCCCTTCTGGATGCGGTAATCAGCCATAATCTTCTTATCCTCCAGCTTCTTGCCATTGCAGGTCACAATCTGGGCCTCAGGGGGCACTCCAGTTATGGTTTTAATCACCTCCTTCACCTGAGGCACTGAGTTGGATGGTCTGATATTAAAAGGGTACTTCTTTCCTCCGTCCACCTCCCTCAGAAATACCTGCAGCTCCTCATCACTTGGTTCCACCACCTTCAGGGTCAGGTGAATAGTTGTACTGGGGTCCAACCAGTAGTGGGACAACTTTTTTGCAGGGTTTAGGGTCTTGGAGCCCAAGAGGAGCATCTGGTTTTGTACAGGTACCTTGGTTTTAAATCTAATCTGTTCATGAATCTTCTTTACCCTATCATCCTTCTGGGCAGTGAATTTCATTACCTCTTGTATTTGGGTATGTACATTCACCTAGAAATATGGAACAAAGGAGTAGATATTTTAAAAGCTCATGACCTGTTTCTTTCCACCTTTGAGATCACTGATCAGGTTAGCATTTAAGGTCCTCCAGAACATAACATCATTGTTCCATAGGTTGTGCCCTAACCAAACCGAACTACTGGCTAGTTCCGCTGTATCTGATCTCTCCTTactttcctccattcttttgtTTACCTCATTCTTTTCACCTGAAATGCTCTTCCCCTATCTCTCACAGTTTATATCTTTCCTATCATTTAATATCTGAATCACATGCCACTTGTCCTCCATGAATACTTCCTTGATACCCCCAGTcagaaattatctttccttgttcAGACATTTTGTATCTGTGCAGGAAGCATTTTATATCTTTTGGGTGCATTTGCAATGGTctatttttattgtcttattttatgGGTGTGTCTACTAGACTACAAACTACCTTGAAATTACctcagtgcctgccacataggaAATAGCTTCTGAACAAATtcatattgactgattgactaatcTTGAATCTCTCAGCATAATCTCttaattcattttgcatttccctCAATACCTAGCACAAAGCTGTCCTTAGAACAGGTCCTTAAAAGGTCTATTAAGTTCATGATGCCATTTGCTCTTCCTGGACTTGTTTCTGCTTCCTTTCATTCAGAAAGTCTTACAAAGCTTTTAGTATGTGCCATCACTGGAGTTatgtcaaaaaagaaatagttcctgccttcaagaagctcctCTCCACTAATCATAGACTGTTAGAGCTGAAAGTACCTTTGGAAGAAGATTGGAAGTgccaacctccctcattttatagagaagaaactTAGGTGCAGACAAGGCAAATCAGAATTTATTAggaacttactatgtgtcaggctaagtgctgagaataatGAGGGGGCTAGCTGGAACAGTGGATACAACAACTGAATCAGAACCAGAAAAGACTTCACTGCACATCTAGCCTCAGAttcttgccagctgtgtgaccatgaattGTGTGACCCACTTGACTGCCtcctacctcaatttcctcatctgtaaatggaaatgataaaagCTCCTGCCTCTCagaattattgtgaaaataaaatgaaataatatttgttaagcattttgccagcactatataaaagctagccattattattagaaaaacaagaaaattagtccctgccctcaagaaacataCATTCCAACTGGAGAAACAAAACGTAAATAACTAAATTTTTAGAAGGTATGTACAGAGTACATTAAAGTAACCTGAAAGATGAAGGCAAGAGGAACtaggaggactaggaaaggccACCTCAAAATGTGGCAGACAAGGAAGTTCTTTTTTCCACAGttctaggtgataagggttgCTACATGGTAAGGataggttagaggtcagaaactaatgctcAGCCTCAatgagctgtgtgaggaagggcctatcagagaggagaacataaagCCACGTGGCCAGGGGATGGTATCACAGGAGATCCAaaattcagaaaacagtataagaagccccatctttctgAACATGTTGTAGTCATCCTGTAATCTTAGTGGGGAGGCTACCCATACATTCAGGGagaatggatgtaaagattaataaaagttttcctgatttcacaacaggcatTGTTCTTTGCTTAAAGTGAGCATGTTTCCCACTGTTGGGGGCTTATTAGAAGGGCTCACTTCTAACAAAAATCATACAGCAAGTTTGTGGCTAGGCTCTTAGTCAAACTCAGGTCCCTTCTCTCCTTGGCCAGTGCTGTTTATTCTATACCAGGCACTGCTGTCCAATCATGTCCCCTTTTCTAGGAAGAACTCCCTGAAGGGTACTCTGTTCCTATTGTCCATTTGCCCCATACCAACCTTATTTACGCAGTATTAGAGTCCTTCTCAAATTGAGAGACACTTTACAAGGCTGATTTTTCAGCCACACAAGATGGACATAGGCTAGTTTAGCATTGAAAATCAGATTTGATCACAGACTTTGTTTATCTGACATGTCTCAGAATGTTTCCAAGAAGTTTCCAAAAATCAAATCCATTCCCCAAAAGATGGAGATTTACCATTATTGAGGCTCCTCTAAGGAGCATGTGACTctaaaaactccaaaaaaaagagttccaaaatatatttgagaaaagacagTAACATTCTGGAATACATTTAAAGCCTCCCTGGGTAGAAGTTTGAAGGGCAATGCTTATCTATATGACCAGGTTCTAGATTAATTGATGTTTCTTCACCTCATCACTGTCACTTGCAAAATACTCAGGTATAATTCTTTGGCCTGTTGTTCATCTATTTCTCCACCTGATGAAGTTAAGAACCcgcttaaagtcaggaaaacctgagttcaaatcctaccttacaATGgcctagctgcatgaccttgtgCAAATTGTATAACTTCTCtcatcctcccttccttcatcagcaaaatgaagttatctgcctcacagggttcttgtgaggatcaaaagagataatgtacttaagatgctttgtaaacttaaagCATGGTGTAGCTTTTTATAGGCTAGCTAATGCTAATCCTCAGAATGCCTGTTATGCCCAAAAGCCTGTTCTTGGGTCtacttgcctcaaatctctctccactccaatctaacatttctgattttcctaaagcacaggttcaaCCAATTCATTCCCCAACcagttgcctctaggatcaaatgcaaaatgctttatttggcattcaaagcccttcataaactagTCCCCAccctcctttccagtcttcttgcaccttGTTCGCTCCCACACATTCTTCAGTCCCAagacactggcctccttcctGTTTCAAGAACAAAACATTTCACTTCTCAGCTATGGGCATTTCCTCTGGCTGTTCCCTAGTCCTGGAATAATCTCTTTCCTCAACTCTTGGTCTGCTGCTTTTCTCACAAACCAATTTACTTTCAGTTTTTAAGGGTGGGGATTGGAAGAGAaggttggggagagagaaagggaaacatAAAAGGTCATAATTAGAGTATCATTCACTTTTAGGGTTAGCTTTGTcctttccccagcttcctttaaatgccaactcaaattccatcttctactgaGAGGGTAAAAGCATCCAGATATTAACACTTTCATAAAAATACTATAATCATTGATATTTACAAAGCTATTTAaggcttgtaaagtgctttgcatacattatctgaTTTCATCCTCTCAACAATTATATGTGGTAAGTAGAACTTCATTTCTTACTCTACAGGAAGGATGCCAGCCTGCTCTTGAGCCTAGAAAAcccagaaaaaagggaaaggataaagAATGTTGCACTAGATGTCTAAAGTCCTTACAGGATTATAGGTTTTGAAGTTTCATGGGTCCTTAAAGATCACCTAATTAAACCATTTTATAAACTATTAAaaaccattcattttatagaggaggaaactgaagcccatatATACGAACATTCCACAGATATTAACAGACCTGGAATCTTAAAGAAGGACCTCTGACTacaaagtcagtgctctttccacttcccACAACTGGAACACTTCATTCTATGGGAGGAAGAAATTTAACCTGCTTCAAACATTGCCAGTGCACCCTGAAGGAgacttctctccccactccagtaaTCCCCAGTTGAAGGCTGGGAATAAAGTTATATTCAAGACAGCCAAGTAACTGATTCTTCTCTGTTAATTTATGTCCTTCCTCTCATTTAAAAACTCAGTTCAAAACTCTTCTCCAAGAAGACTTTTCTGCTGAATATCTCAAGTGTAGAACTTCATCATCACCCCACCCAAGTTCATGAAGGTATCTCCCTTAAAACTTTGTCCCATGGGTaagtacacacaaacacacacatgcacacacacactgactTACGTCAAAATAAGAGCCATTAGGTGCCAtctctgaagctgagaaagaATAGAATGAAGAATGAGCCTCCCTCCCAGCCTTTTATCATgagactgggaggatggggggggagggagaggatggaaATTCCCCACCTTACCACAGATATGTGCTTTATTTAAACCTTTGCTCAGCTGCTATTCTCAAAAACAAATTTACTTTCAGTTTTTCAGGGTGGGGGTTGAgggaagaggacagagagagagagagagagaaagtgaaacaagAAAGGTAATAACAAGAGCCTTTTTCACTTAAAGAGCTACCTTTGGCCTCATGGTCAGTCTCTGAAGTTCTCTTCCATGGTGTTGGGGAGGGGATGAACTTCATCTAAAAGTTATCCACTGGTCAACATGGAAAAAGGCAGCCCCACATTCCTCCATTCTAGCTTTTACCCCCAAGGTCCAAACAGTGAGGGCCTTTCTCTTAGACTTCTCCTTTCCAATCACCCTAATCCCATCTTGTTTCCTTCCACATTGGTTCAAGTCTATCTCATTGGGTAAAGTTTCCCTGATGGCTCTCACTTGCCTCAGATATATGACTCGGCAACCCTTTAGCACTTATAAAACTTTTATAATATTCATCTACCCTTCTTCTGATGCTTTTTAAGTATCTTCAGTGATACTCATGTAGCTCTCCTCTAATATTCCAGTATTTCCATGGAATCAGGATGTCTGTCTCCCTTTTCCTTATATCACTCACCATACCGTCAGGTTAAAACTGTGCATAGAGAATGTACACAATGGGATCATAGGAtccaaagctagaagggaccttaaccatctagtccagtccctcattttatagatgagaaaatggaagcccaAGAATGTTCATGGATTTCTCTAAGGTTAAACAATTGGTAAGTGGCAAATCTAGGTCCTTTTACTACAAATCCATTGTTTTTCCCACTATTTCTTTCTAGATGTTACTGAAAGATTGATTTGAATAGATTATTGAAATGATTGATTGCAATGTAGCAGAGGAGAATGGTCTAGATGATCTGAAGGGGAAACAAGTGTATAGAAAATGTCTTGAATATTCTTGAGGATTTGACCAagaccatcaccaccacccccatcagTCTATTCATCCATCCTATTCAGCTGTCATTTAGATATCTACTCAGTCTAGTAGAATGATTGACCCTCACACTTTCCCTATACATGCATGATCCAATCTCACTCTTTCTGCCTGGCTCTCCAAGTCTCCTACTAACGTGTAAGAGATGGAAACTTCAGACCAGACAGAGGTTGCTACCTCATTAGAAAGTCATACTGAGTAGAAGAAGTATGAATATTGTACAATCTTAACCAACTCATTGAATCTTGGTTTCTCCATGTGCCCATGCAAAGAATTCTTATCAACCTTCTTAATCTATCAGAGCTATGTTGAGAGCAAATATATATAAAAGGTTACTGTGGGTGTTGTATcatgtgtgtgttcctccttcattgccaaagaagaccatgccatcagagaaataatgacatgacttgcacttgactttgctttgagttgAGGGGgcactgtgcaggtcactagcctcacttctcctccagaaccatctgaatccagtgaccagatattcatcaggatgactggagatgacccaggatgaggcaattggagttaagtgactttcccaaggtcacacagctagtgagtgtcaagtgtctgaggagagatttgaactcaggtcctcctgactcctgcactggtgctctatccactgcacctcccaGCTGCCCCTGGGTGTTGTGTCACAGAGAGagcaagtgtttgaggttggatttgaattcaggtctttctgacttcagcccagtactccatccattgtaccacttagctgccccatatgTAAAAATCGTTTCTGATAAATCTTCGAATTGTAAGTGTTCcaaaaatgtttgtatttttatagTTGAAATACTTCTTTATCTGAACTTCACTGTTATATTGTTGTTAAACTCATGGTCTTCACTCATTTGTGTGATTTCCCTCTTGGACAAGGCTCCTGTTGTACCCTTCATTATGTCTCCAAGCCTGGACTGCCACCTTTCAGCCATATAGCTGCATAGCCTTGGCCTTCCAATGAGATTTCAGGATTCTGACACATCATCAGTGGCTAGGAGGAATTCCCTAGAACAGGTTGAAAGTGATAATGAAACAAACAGTGTTTCAGAAAATTAAGGGTGGATACAAGAAATCACAGCACCCCAATGAAATAGGATGAAAAGAAGTCTTTACATTTTTTGAACACTTTATGCTTTTCCAAATGGTTTCCTGGATAAGCCTTTAAAAGAATGGTACAGAATCCAGTATTAGCCAACCTTCTCTTCCCCAATACTCAAGAATTCTACTCCTACCTCTCAAACAAAAATTCTCTATCTCTCTGATTCTAATGTGGGTGGAGAAGTCAATCACCAGAATACCTGTGGCTGACAAATCTAAAAAGAGGAACAGACATTCAATAGGCATGTATAATATAATGCATGTTTGTCAAGagttgtgctaagcactgaggatacaaaaaaaaaaaaacacagtaaaaccaggtcccttccctcaaggagctcccattctaaaggaggagaaaagtataaatttgtccatatatatttgcatttacatatatatttatacagcaTGTTAATCATTTAATCAATTTTGAACCTTAATAGGGGCCAGAgtctgaattaatcaatcagaaaaagagcctggacctaacatgTCTTTGTTCTccaagtaaactcagagaatacctctttcTATGTCAACAGTGCCAGAAAGGGCTGACTTAGGAACATTCATTCTGTTTAAAcatgagacccttaacccaagacaaaagggacttttttccttttcttaataatttctgaATATTCTGTGGACATATATTATACTATGGCacgttaatggtaaagaaaacacatatCCTGTATCAGAATTTTAATTGACACTTtttcaactctcttatcttattgtatttaccacctattcagttaagaaaatttctttctcataatATGATTAATCATGTATGGAGATCACAAATTTGAGTGACACAGACATGCTAAGTTGAGATTgttctaaaacagatttaagcctggtcattcttttATCAGAAAGTCAGAACTTATGTTTTGGCTCCTTGCACTTACAAGCTCACTAGCTTtggctagctttaagggaataaacaatatggcTTCATGAATCACCTAATCCTTTTGCCTCCTTTAACCAAATTTTcaggttgcctggagaagttcatcaatattgtacgtcaatttgtTTGCTcggattctggataatggacaaagctcttgtgctttcccactcaccaatggagtgaaacagagctgtgtgcttgctttcatgctttttagcatgatgttttcagccatgttgacaaatgctttcaatgagaatgaacacaacATCAAAGTCA
The DNA window shown above is from Notamacropus eugenii isolate mMacEug1 chromosome 2, mMacEug1.pri_v2, whole genome shotgun sequence and carries:
- the LOC140525816 gene encoding ubiquitin D-like, encoding MAPNGSYFDVNVHTQIQEVMKFTAQKDDRVKKIHEQIRFKTKVPVQNQMLLLGSKTLNPAKKLSHYWLDPSTTIHLTLKVVEPSDEELQVFLREVDGGKKYPFNIRPSNSVPQVKEVIKTITGVPPEAQIVTCNGKKLEDKKIMADYRIQKGNTFFLSTFYISG